Genomic window (Sulfurovum sp. NBC37-1):
ATGGATGCACAAAAGCAAAAAGCACTGGATATGGCGATCAAGCAGATAGACAAGACCTTTGGTAAAGGGACACTGATGAGACTTGGAGATAAAGAGTTCGAACCGATCGCTGCGATCTCGACGGGGTCACTGGGTCTGGATATGGCATTGGGTATCGGAGGTATCCCCCAGGGACGTATCGTTGAAGTGTATGGGCCTGAGTCTTCAGGTAAAACGACTTTGGCTTTGCAGACGATCGCATCAGCTCAGAAAGAGGGGATGGTCTGTGCCTTCATTGATGCGGAACATGCACTGGATGTAGTGTATGCAAAGAACCTGGGTGTCGATACGGACAACCTTCTGGTCTCACAACCCGATTTTGGAGAGCAGGCACTGGATGTACTTGAAACACTGACGCGTTCGGGTGCGGTGGATCTGATCATTGTCGATTCCGTAGCGGCACTGACACCCAAGTCGGAGATAGAGGGTGATATGGGAGATACACATGTGGGGCTGCAGGCACGTCTGATGTCTCAGGCGCTTCGTAAACTCACGGCGATCCTTCATAAAACGAATACCACTGTGATC
Coding sequences:
- the recA gene encoding recombinase RecA; translated protein: MAMDAQKQKALDMAIKQIDKTFGKGTLMRLGDKEFEPIAAISTGSLGLDMALGIGGIPQGRIVEVYGPESSGKTTLALQTIASAQKEGMVCAFIDAEHALDVVYAKNLGVDTDNLLVSQPDFGEQALDVLETLTRSGAVDLIIVDSVAALTPKSEIEGDMGDTHVGLQARLMSQALRKLTAILHKTNTTVIFINQIRMKIGTMGYGSPETTTGGNALKFYCSVRIDVRRIATLKQGESQIGNRVKAKVVKNKVAPPFRQAEFDIMFGEGISYIGELIDYGIKMDIVDKSGAWFSYGAEKLGQGKENAKLTLKENPKLREEIEMQVKEALGFGEALGMDQEEISSADQ